A stretch of Henckelia pumila isolate YLH828 chromosome 4, ASM3356847v2, whole genome shotgun sequence DNA encodes these proteins:
- the LOC140860596 gene encoding uncharacterized protein codes for MDRRLPEMTKHQRWKGSMKSIVSHMDPEKEDRLKVEKIEIEETVKRILKLTKSIGNGNKEAKMRKKSEATQLIQDFHKQYESLYSLYEDLRGEVKKKLNAPDNDDGDGDGDGDDDDDDESSVSGSETFYTPEELNLKNDEKVGNNTVGGSREFETPDLEHTTILKDKLTSTSEVKKVSEFEGYGNMAKDLSVGGEQEEIYTRQMLMKMRDLEGEVSRLKVENGSLLWKMREMEGRVELKSKEVLEMANEVSRLEHMFKESEISYVSRIGELEGHRDNAQAEKGESVEERDRFEGSLVEQVESLKKEVVSVKTEKSVLEMKFNEELEEKTGCSRVKIQGLELEIDSLNIKKCELEEEMMKMNQEMYESVLEKQELNAKVSELQTDLTKSENELSAQENKFHIFQDEMSAQIAFLTDQNKNLEGKFQALEDEKAGLEMELEALKNDKKQLEDDVEKEKQATLELVDTINALKNEGKSVQIKFNDPKSSNQFMERKMEEMAEEFRKQFEDKYRILSRRIRVAEQIHVENKECYQRTAQENKFLKERVNRTELGLRLVKDITLHADDVLTMLDSVALRFEECTGNFLNRISKASCELKFSKDWAMRKNKALKNVKDDLDCLLAQLDEKESEILLFRERVWKSENKIRELEKMIKEKEEGMVGLEEEKREAIRQLCVWIDYHRSRSDYYKKTLYEVNSRSRRAT; via the exons ATGGACAGAAGATTACCTGAAATGACGAAGCATCAGCGTTGGAAAGGGTCGATGAAGTCTATAGTGAGTCACATGGATCCAGAGAAAGAAGATCGGCTAAAAGTGGAGAAAATAG AGATTGAGGAAACAGTGAAGAGGATTTTGAAGCTGACGAAAAGTATAGGCAATGGCAACAAAGAAGCAAAGATGAGGAAAAAGTCGGAAGCAACACAACTCATTCAAGATTTCCACAAGCAATATGAATCCCTTTACTCCCTTTATGAAGATTTGAGAGGTGAAGTGAAGAAAAAACTCAATGCCCCAGATAATGATGATGGTGATGGTGATGGTgatggtgatgatgatgatgatgatgagtcTTCGGTCTCGGGTTCGGAGACATTTTATACCCCAGAGGAATTGAATCTCAAGAATGATGAAAAGGTTGGTAATAACACTGTGGGAGGGAGCAGGGAATTCGAGACCCCGGATTTGGAACACACTACAATCTTGAAAGATAAACTGACATCTACTAGTGAAGTGAAGAAGGTTTCGGAGTTTGAAGGATACGGAAATATGGCCAAGGATTTGAGCGTTGGAGGCGAGCAGGAAGAGATTTACACGAGGCAGATGTTGATGAAAATGAGGGATTTGGAGGGAGAGGTTTCGAGGTTGAAGGTTGAAAATGGATCTCTTCTCTGGAAAATGAGAGAAATGGAAGGTCGAGTTGAGTTGAAGTCGAAAGAGGTTTTGGAGATGGCGAATGAAGTCTCGAGGCTTGAACATATGTTCAAAGAAAGTGAGATCAGTTATGTGTCAAGAATTGGAGAGCTTGAGGGACATAGAGACAATGCGCAGGCTGAGAAAGGTGAATCGGTGGAAGAACGTGATCGATTCGAGGGAAGTCTGGTGGAGCAAGTTGAATCTTTGAAGAAAGAAGTGGTGTCTGTGAAAACTGAGAAGAGTGTGTTAGAGATGAAGTTCAACGAAGAATTGGAGGAAAAAACAGGATGTTCAAGGGTTAAGATTCAAGGTTTGGAGCTCGAAATTGACTCTTTAAACATTAAGAAATGTGAACTGGAAGAGGAGATGATGAAAATGAATCAAGAAATGTATGAATCTGTGTTGGAAAAACAGGAGTTGAATGCTAAGGTTTCTGAACTTCAAACAGATCTAACGAAGAGCGAAAACGAGCTATCGGCCCAAGAGAATAAGTTCCATATTTTCCAAGATGAAATGTCTGCTCAGATTGCATTTTTGACAGATCAGAACAAGAATCTTGAAGGAAAATTTCAGGCCTTAGAAGATGAGAAAGCTGGTTTGGAAATGGAGTTGGAGGCCTTGAAAAACGATAAGAAACAACTCGAAGATGAtgttgaaaaggaaaaacaggcAACGTTGGAATTGGTGGACACGATTAACGCATTGAAGAACGAAGGCAAAAGCGTGCAAATCAAGTTCAACGACCCCAAATCGAGCAACCAGTTCATGGAAAGGAAGATGGAAGAAATGGCAGAAGAGTTCAGGAAACAATTTGAGGACAAATACAGAATCTTGAGCAGGAGGATAAGGGTGGCGGAACAGATACACGTCGAGAACAAAGAGTGCTACCAAAGAACAGCTCAGGAAAACAAGTTCCTCAAAGAAAGGGTCAACAGAACCGAGCTAGGACTGAGGCTCGTCAAGGACATAACTTTACATGCCGATGATGTCCTAACTATGTTAGACTCAGTGGCACTGAGATTCGAGGAATGCACCGGTAACTTCCTGAACCGGATATCTAAAGCCTCATGTGAGCTGAAGTTTTCTAAAGACTGGGCTATGAGGAAGAACAAGGCTTTGAAGAATGTGAAAGACGATCTTGATTGCTTGTTAGCACAGCTCGACGAAAAGGAATCAGAGATACTTTTGTTCAGAGAAAGGGTGTGGAAATCTGAGAACAAGATAAGGGAATTGGAGAAGATGATTAAAGAAAAAGAGGAGGGAATGGTGGGACTTGAGGAAGAGAAGAGGGAGGCAATAAGGCAGCTTTGTGTTTGGATTGACTATCACAGGAGCCGGTCGGATTATTACAAGAAAACGCTGTATGAAGTGAATTCAAGATCAAGGAGGGCTACTTGA
- the LOC140859814 gene encoding high mobility group B protein 13-like: MAAATAQMPVAAEPVPSKKGRSRKALKPKNPSANDTNIDVGPAADPATESSAGKENGGGFAHKKTKKGDPKAKQKQSSSEDSCFERELLEMQEKLEKLTIEKEQTEEMLKAREESLKQKDQEQEKLKMEIKKLQKIKEFKPTMAFPIGISIKGEDQEKKDKKKDPAKKKPSPPYVLWCKDQWNEVKKANPDADFKTMSNLLGTKWKTVTAEEKRPYEDTYQAEREIYLKIVGNEKRQHEGMKLLEEEQKQKAAMELLEQYLEFKQETEEENKKKSKKERDPLKPKKPLSAYFIFANERRKALLKVNKNVLDVARITGEEWKNMNEKQRGPYEQMALKNKEQYTQEMELYKQKKEEESENLRKEEDELMKLQKQEAMQLLKKKEKTENLIKKSKAKCQKEKGEKNVDPNKPKKPASSFLLFRNEAMKRLAEERPGINNSTLSALISVKWKDMSEDEKKVWNNKAGEAMEVYKKEIEEYNKKVEGQNN; encoded by the exons ATGGCAGCTGCTACTGCTCAAATGCCGGTTGCCGCTGAACCCGTGCCTTCAAAGAAAGGGAGGTCTAGAAAAGCACTTAAGCCAAAAAACCCATCAGCAAACGATACGAACATAGACGTCGGTCCGGCTGCGGACCCAGCCACGGAAAGTTCTGCAGGGAAAGAGAATGGAGGGGGTTTCGCCCATAAGAAAACCAAGAAGGGGGATCCTAAGGCGAAGCAGAAGCAGTCGTCGTCGGAAGATTCTTGTTTCGAGAGAGAATTGCTAGAGATGCAGGAAAAGCTTGAGAAATTGACGATTGAGAAGGAGCAGACGGAGGAGATGCTGAAGGCTAGGGAGGAGTCTCTGAAGCAGAAGGATCAGGAACAGGAGAAGTTGAAAATGGAAATCAAGAAGTTGCAGAAGATCAAGGAGTTTAAGCCCACCATG GCATTCCCAATTGGGATTTCGATCAAAGGTGAAGATCAAGAAaagaaagacaagaagaaggatCCGGCGAAGAAGAAGCCGTCTCCTCCATATGTACTTTGGTGCAAAGACCAGTGGAATGAG GTAAAGAAAGCTAATCCAGATGCAGATTTCAAAACAATGTCGAATCTCTTGGGGACAAAATGGAAGACGGTAACAGCAGAAGAAAAGAGGCCTTATGAAGACACTTACCAAGCTGAGAGGGAAATTTACTTGAAAATCGTGGGAAACGAGAAGCGCCAGCACGAGGGGATGAAGCTCTTGGAGGAAGAACAAAAACAGAAGGCAGCTATGGAGTTGCTTGAACAATATCTCGAGTTTAAACAGGAAACAGAGGaagaaaacaagaagaaatcaaa GAAGGAGAGGGATCCTCTGAAACCAAAGAAACCGTTGTCAGCATATTTCATCTTCGCGAATGAGCGTCGCAAGGCTTTGTTAAAAGTGAACAAAAATGTTTTGGAT GTTGCGAGAATTACTGGGGAAGAATGGAAGAACATGAATGAGAAACAAAGGGGACCATATGAACAG ATGGCATTGAAAAACAAGGAACAGTATACGCAAGAAATGGAACTGTACAAgcagaagaaagaagaagaatcAGAAAATCTTAGAAAGGAAGAGGATGAACTAATGAAGCTTCAGAAGCAAGAAGCGATGCAACTGCTCAAAAAGAAAGAGAAAACAGAGAATCTGATCAAG AAATCAAAGGCCAAATGCCAGAAAGAAAAGGGTGAAAAGAATGTTGATCCTAACAAACCAAAGAAGCCAGCATCTTCATTCCTACTCTTCAG GAATGAGGCGATGAAGAGATTGGCCGAAGAGCGGCCTGGAATCAACAACTCCACTCTCAGCGCTCTCATCTCAGTCAAATGGAAG GATATGAGTGAGGATGAGAAGAAAGTTTGGAA